One Halanaerobium hydrogeniformans genomic window, ATTAAAATTATCTAAACAGCGAAAGGAGATTTATAAGTGAAAAGCAAGGATAGATTAATTGATATTCAATCAATAAAAAATAAAAATTTAGGTGGCTCAAAACCAGATTTTCTCAATGCAGAGACTGCAAAACATGTTCGAAAATTTCATATTTCTTTTGATGAATACAGAGCAACTCCTCTGACTAGTTTGAAAAACCTGGCTGACTACCTTGGTATTAAAAACATCTATGTTAAAGATGAATCATATAGATTTAAGCTTAATTCTTTTAAAGTTTTGGGTGGTACCTATGCTATCGCAAGATCTCTAGCTGAAAAACTGGATCGAGATATTGAAAATTTAAATTTTGAAATGCTCAAATGCAAAGAAGCTAAAGAAAAATTAGGCGAGATAACTTTTATAACAGCGACTGACGGAAATCATGGTAAAGGAATTGCCTGGGCAGCAAATCATCTCGGACATCAGGCAGTAATTTATCTGCCAGATGGTTCTGCCCAAAAAAGAGTTGATGCTATTAGAGAAGTAGGTGGAAAAGCAATTGTTACAAATTTAAATTATGATGATACGGTTGCTTATGCAATGAAAAAGGCTAAAGAAAACAACTGGCATCTGGTACAGGATACTGCCTGGGAGGGTTATGAAAAAATACCGACCTGGATTATGCAGGGCTATACCACAATGGCTGAGGAAATTAAGCTTCAGCTCGAACTAGAAGGTATCGAAGAACCAACCCATATGTTTCTTCAGGCAGGGGTGGGATCTATGGCCGGCTCTATTCTGGGTTATTATATCAACCAATTTGATAATTATCCGATCACCACAATTATTGAACCAAATGAAGCAGCATGTGTATTTAATTCTGCCTCTCACTCTGATGGAAAAACCCATAAAGTTGAAGGAGATTTAAAAACCGATATGGCAGGCCTTGCCTGTGGAGAAGCTAATCCTTTAGCCTGGGAAATTTTAAGAGATTATGCTCATATGTTCGTTACCTGCAATGATTATGTTTCTTCAAGGGGAATGAGAATTTTGGCCAATCCAATCGCGGATGATAAACAGATTATTTCTGGTGAGTCAGGATCTGTTGGGCTTGGTTTTCTTTCTTTATTGATGGAAAAAGAAAACCTACGCTCTTTAAAAAATGAGCTTCAATTAGATGAAGATTCAATTGTTCTAATCTTTAATACTGAAGGAGCCACAGATACAATTAATTATAGGAAAATTGTCTGGGATGGAAAAGACAGTTTGTTGGATTAAATACAAATCAAATATGATAAAGCAAACCCTTCTCTTTTAGATTATGAGAAGGGTTTTATGCTTGAAAGATAAAATTTTTAATTGTGCCATATCTATCAACTTTCTTACCTCTCGCATAATATGATTTTTTGTTTACAAGAGGCGGTGATAGAATGGTACATTTTTAGTTTAGCATATGCAAATTTAAGTGAATAATTGAGGTGGTTTTAATCTTATTGTTAATTGTATCAAAATACTATGACAGCATATTGTCGCGGACTGATGTATATTTTACTTATTATTTAAACATCTGTATAATTATTTTAAAGATTTAGTTGTTATTTGATTTAAATTAAAATTTGAAAGGAGTTATTTTGATGGATGAATTGATATATTTTTTAATTGCTACATCCATATACTTTTTAAAAACAAAAAACCTCCAGAGCTTTCGCCCTAGAGAGCTATTAATTCCATTAACACTTTCGAAGTTATCACTTATTTTATAAACTCCAGAAATTTTTTAACTAAATCAGGATCAAATTGACTTCTTGCAGCTGCTTCAATCTCAGCTAGAGTTTCTTCTTCAGTCATTTTTTCTTGATAAGGTCTACCACTTATCATAACATCATATGCATCAACAATAGAAATTATCCTGGCTAGATAAGGTATATTTTTGCCTGAAAGACCTTTTGGATAACCACTACCATCCCATTTTTCATGATGGGTTAGTATTTCCTCTGCTACAATAGAGAATTCTTCAGATGAATGGATCGGGTATAATTAATTAAACAGTTTTTTCTCGGACATGATATAATAAGATAATAACAAACTAAAATGGAGGAAAATATCATGCCTACAAAATATCCTGAAGAAATCAAAAGAAAAGTTGTTGCTCTGGCCAATAATGGTAAAAATCAAACTGAAATACTCAATGAATATGGAATGGCAAGGTCCACACTTCATAAATGGATAAAAGACTATAATAACTCAGGTTCATTCAGCGCTAAAGATAATAGATCTGATAAAGAAAAAGAATTAATTAAATTACAAAAAGAAAACAAGCAGTTAAAAATGGAGAATGATATTTTAAAGCAAGCGGCGCTGATAATGGGACGAAAGTAGCAGTTATTAAGGCAAACAGGGATAAATACAGTATTAGCGCCATGTGCAGAGCACTCAATATATCAAGGGGTATGATCTATTATACCCCTAAAGAAAAACAGGTTGATGTTGAACTAGAAAGCGAAGTGATTTCCATTTACAAAGCAAGTAGAAATCACTATGGAACCAGAAAAATCAAAAGAGAATTAGCTAAAAAAGGTTATCAGGTGTCCAAGCGAAGAATAGGTAAAATAATGAAAAAATATAATCTAGTTTCTACTTATACTAAAAAACAATACAAAGTTCATTCTCCAAGCTGTAATGAAGATAAAATTGCCAATATTGTAAACAGAGAATTTAACAAAGAAGAAGCTCTAGACGTTGTTGTCAGTGATTTAACCTATGTTAATGTAAAAGGAAAATGGAACTATGTCTGTCTGATCATAGATCTCTTCAACCGTGAATTTGTTGGTTATGCAGCAGGTAAAAAGAAAAATGCCGAATTAGTAACTGAGGCTTTTAAAAGTATTAAAAGACCACTAAATCAAATTAATATTTTACATACTGATAGAGGTAATGAATTCAAAAATAAAGCTATCGATGATATTTTAGTCAGGTTTGATATTGAGCGTTCTTTAAGCAATAAAGGATGCCCATATGATAATGCAGTGGCAGAAGCAGCCTTTAAAGTAGTTAAGACTGAATTTGCTTATGACAGAATATTTAACAGCTTTGAAGAGCTGGAATATGAGCTATTTGACTATGTTAACTGGTATAATAACCACAGAATCCACGGGTCGTTAGATTACCTAACACCTGTTGAATATAGATATTTAATGTTCGATAAAAAATTGTTGTAAAAAGTATTGACAATCCAGAAAGTGCAATTTTATAACCCTGTTGAGGATGAGATTTTAAAAGGTCATACTCTTATTTGCTCAATTTACTCTTCTTATTTAATATTTTTTCTGGAATACTTACCTTACCAATATCATGTAAACTTGCTAAAAGTGATAATCGGTTTGTTTCAGTAATATTAAGTTCAAGAAAATCCGCAAAGTTTTTAGCTAAATTTTTTAATCTCATAGTATGTTCTTTCGTTTCATGGCTGATCATATCCAAATAATTTAAAAGTCCATAAACTATCTTGCTTGACCGGCTGCTATTTTGAGCTAATTTGTTTTTATACATGATGTCATCTGCTTTGATAAAAACACTATTTATTTCCTGATCCACTTTAACCTTTGTGGCAGCTCCTAAAGCAATTGATAGTTTTGAGTCTTGTTTTTTAAAATCTTCAACTTTATCTTTTATTCTCCTGATTATTTTTTCTCTTTCAACTTTGGCAGTATTCGGCAGTAATATTGCAAATTCATCTCCACCATATCTGGCTAATATATCCTCTTTCCTGAGAGAAGCCTTCAATATTTTAGCAGTTTTTTTAATCA contains:
- a CDS encoding HD domain-containing phosphohydrolase, encoding MHSSEEFSIVAEEILTHHEKWDGSGYPKGLSGKNIPYLARIISIVDAYDVMISGRPYQEKMTEEETLAEIEAAARSQFDPDLVKKFLEFIK
- the dpaL gene encoding diaminopropionate ammonia-lyase, translating into MKSKDRLIDIQSIKNKNLGGSKPDFLNAETAKHVRKFHISFDEYRATPLTSLKNLADYLGIKNIYVKDESYRFKLNSFKVLGGTYAIARSLAEKLDRDIENLNFEMLKCKEAKEKLGEITFITATDGNHGKGIAWAANHLGHQAVIYLPDGSAQKRVDAIREVGGKAIVTNLNYDDTVAYAMKKAKENNWHLVQDTAWEGYEKIPTWIMQGYTTMAEEIKLQLELEGIEEPTHMFLQAGVGSMAGSILGYYINQFDNYPITTIIEPNEAACVFNSASHSDGKTHKVEGDLKTDMAGLACGEANPLAWEILRDYAHMFVTCNDYVSSRGMRILANPIADDKQIISGESGSVGLGFLSLLMEKENLRSLKNELQLDEDSIVLIFNTEGATDTINYRKIVWDGKDSLLD
- a CDS encoding IS3-like element ISHahy2 family transposase (programmed frameshift), which gives rise to MEENIMPTKYPEEIKRKVVALANNGKNQTEILNEYGMARSTLHKWIKDYNNSGSFSAKDNRSDKEKELIKLQKENKQLKMENDIFKASGADNGTKVAVIKANRDKYSISAMCRALNISRGMIYYTPKEKQVDVELESEVISIYKASRNHYGTRKIKRELAKKGYQVSKRRIGKIMKKYNLVSTYTKKQYKVHSPSCNEDKIANIVNREFNKEEALDVVVSDLTYVNVKGKWNYVCLIIDLFNREFVGYAAGKKKNAELVTEAFKSIKRPLNQINILHTDRGNEFKNKAIDDILVRFDIERSLSNKGCPYDNAVAEAAFKVVKTEFAYDRIFNSFEELEYELFDYVNWYNNHRIHGSLDYLTPVEYRYLMFDKKLL